Part of the Imperialibacter roseus genome, GACCGTTGTCCGTTGAACAGAAAGCGGGTAAATGAGTCCGGCTACCCCCAAAATGAACAACAGATTAAACACATTACTCCCGATAATATTACCGTAGATGGCATCATTCATGCCCCTGACAGAGGAGAAAAGATTGACGGTCAACTCGGGGGTTGAAGTGCCGAAAGCTACAACTGTAAGACCGATGACCAGATTTGAAATTTTAAAGCCCCTTGCAAGAGACGAAGCGCCATTAACAAGATAGTCGGCACCCTTGATCAGCACAATGAAGCCGATGACCAGCAACGTGAAATTTAAAACCATGATATGATTGTTTAGCACTGCAAATGCAGCGCAGGTAAGAAAACTGACAGGCGCGTGAGTGGAGTGGCGGGCACGCAACTCCGTCTACTGAGTTATGGTGCCTTGGTCAGTGAGGAAATAAAGACACCCTTATCGACATAGACACGTGAGGCCTCTACTTGAAACAATGCAGTAAAGTACCCGTCGAGAGAAACCTTCGCCGCTTCATCTTCCTTTGACCACGTTCCCAGGGGAAATGAGGATTTTTGAACGGCATGCTGGCCTGTAGAGTAAGCCACAAAGTTATAATCCACCGCTACCTTGTAGTGCTCCCCTGCACTTCGGCTTGCATAATAAGAATGACTGAGAAATACAGGGAATATTATAACCTGCAAGAAGAAAAAAAGAAAGACAACTACTGAAGTAACCTGAAGAATGGTCTTCATATAATCAAAATAGTGAACCAAATGTACTTGGAAATGCCCGATAATTTTGTGGTCACAAGAATATTTATTTCAAAGAATATATTAAATGAATGAACATTCATTTATATTTGTGATGTATGAGAATCAGGGACGAAGCCAAAGAAAAGTTGATACGGGAAAAGGCCCTTGAAATGATCGCTAAACAAGGATTTGAGGGCTTAAGTATGCAAAAACTGGCCAAAGCGGCCGGCGTATCACCTGCCACGATCTACATCTATTTCAAAGACAGGGACGACCTCATCCTGCAACTTTGTAAAGAGGAAGGCACAAAAATGATAGAAGCCACCTTCGATGGTTTTGACCCTGAGATGCATTTCGAAGAAGGCCTGAGCATTCAGTGGAAGAACAGGTACCGCTACTGGCTCGAAAACCCAATGAGTGGGCAGTTTCTCGAGCAAGTGAAGCATTCTCCGCCTTATGAAGCTTTTTTTGGTCAGGATAAGGTGTTTCCGAGGTTAATGGGGCATTTCATGGCCAATGCTGTCGCCCGAAAAGAAGTGATTCCGTTGCCAGCTGAAGTGTATTGGTCGGTTGCATTTGCTCCCCTCTACCAGCTCATTAAATTTCATCTGGCCGGAAAAGGATTGGGCAACAGAGGCCCATTTCTTCTCGATGAATCAAAACTGGAGATGGCGCTGGCTTTGGTGTTAAAAGCGCTTAAACCATAAAATGAAAACAATTTAAAGTAATTCTTAAGTACAATCGTCTATCATTCAGAGGACTAATTTTTTGCTATGAATTCTACCGTTACCAACGAGATTCTTGTTTTTAAAACCAACATCCGCTACAAAAAAGATGTGAACAAGGTTTCACCTTTACTGGAATCGGATAGTAGAGTCATGGAGTGGAATGTGGATCAAATGGATATAGACAATGTGCTAAGGATTGCTTCGGATGAACTTCATCCAACAGAAGTAATAACCATGATCCAAACAGCCGGGTATTTTTGCGAGGAGCTGCCCGACTGATTCAAACTCCAATATTGAATGACAAAAGACTCATCTCCCAGAAAAAAGATATTTACCAGGTACGAAACCTTTATCATTGCCATACTGGCAATTATTCAATTTACTGTCATCCTTGACTTTATGGTGTTGTCACCACTGGGTGCCATGCTGCTAGTGGAGCTTGATATCACCACCTCTCAGTTTGGGCTCGTGGTGTCGGCCTATGCTTTCAGTGCCGGGATCTCAGGTTTGCTGGCGGCTGGCTTTGCTGACAAGTTCGACAGAAAGAAGTTGCTGCTTTTCTTTTACTCCGGCTTCACTATTGGTACGTTGCTCTGCGGTGTGGCTCCTAACTATCACTTTCTTCTTGCCGCCAGAATCGTCACAGGCATCTTCGGCGGTGTGCTGGGCTCGGTGGTTTTTGCCATCATCACCGATCTTTTCAAGCTAGAAGTGAGAGGTCGTGTGATGGGTTTTGTGCAAATGGCATTTGCCAGCAGCCAGGTACTTGGATTGCCGGTAGGCCTTTATGTCGCTAACCTTTGGGGGTGGCACTCTCCCTTTATTCTGATCGTGGGGCTGGCGATTGCCACCGCCACTGTCATCATCTTTTTCATGAAGCCTGTCGATGAGCACCTGAAGCTTCAAACGCCAGGCAATCCGTTCAAGCACCTCTATAAAACGGTTTC contains:
- a CDS encoding TetR/AcrR family transcriptional regulator, giving the protein MRIRDEAKEKLIREKALEMIAKQGFEGLSMQKLAKAAGVSPATIYIYFKDRDDLILQLCKEEGTKMIEATFDGFDPEMHFEEGLSIQWKNRYRYWLENPMSGQFLEQVKHSPPYEAFFGQDKVFPRLMGHFMANAVARKEVIPLPAEVYWSVAFAPLYQLIKFHLAGKGLGNRGPFLLDESKLEMALALVLKALKP
- a CDS encoding MFS transporter, producing the protein MTKDSSPRKKIFTRYETFIIAILAIIQFTVILDFMVLSPLGAMLLVELDITTSQFGLVVSAYAFSAGISGLLAAGFADKFDRKKLLLFFYSGFTIGTLLCGVAPNYHFLLAARIVTGIFGGVLGSVVFAIITDLFKLEVRGRVMGFVQMAFASSQVLGLPVGLYVANLWGWHSPFILIVGLAIATATVIIFFMKPVDEHLKLQTPGNPFKHLYKTVSQPIYLKAFGATALLATGGFMLMPFGSTFGVNNLGITLEQLPLVYMLTGISTIMVGPLAGKLSDLYGKYKIFTIGTFIGIATILIYCNLGITPLWVVIMINIAIFIGITARMISASALMTAIPEPKERGAFMGVNSSIQQISGGFASALAGIIVIQTPAGPLERYDLLGYVVTGTMIVTILMMGVINKIVKEKVKRQIQAA